From a region of the Odoribacter splanchnicus DSM 20712 genome:
- a CDS encoding Wzz/FepE/Etk N-terminal domain-containing protein codes for MENEEIDLIEVMAKLWHRKKTIMYIALFFLVGGLVLAFFLPRKYTAQCTLGLEMEDRTTRISVEGMSPFQSMPMGDMRNTRIVSPAMYPDIFFSVPFQKELIYSPLYIDERGDTVTFYNYLVSGPERLALVTDPSQVEQLTEEESKCLAYLKDAFSVKVNNKDGNLKITLDLPDPKLSAYLTNRAQAMLQTYIARFRIAKAQAALDFVEERYTEVKNELEKKQQALVQFREKHPDRTSVQLETEEKILTNDYELFFGLYSDIVKQREKAKIQVKEDMPVLTVIEPVVEPTVPSKPQRALIVLASLLLGLFVGCGFVLIQPIFSQIVSSKKQAHTIPIKRMKKIS; via the coding sequence ATGGAAAATGAAGAAATCGATTTAATCGAAGTCATGGCGAAGCTGTGGCATCGTAAAAAGACAATAATGTATATTGCCTTGTTTTTTCTGGTGGGTGGTCTGGTTTTAGCTTTCTTTTTACCAAGGAAATATACCGCTCAATGTACCTTAGGTTTGGAAATGGAAGACCGGACTACGCGGATCAGTGTCGAAGGAATGTCGCCTTTCCAGAGTATGCCGATGGGGGATATGCGGAATACGCGTATTGTTTCGCCGGCTATGTATCCGGATATTTTTTTCAGTGTACCTTTTCAGAAAGAGTTGATCTATTCTCCTTTATACATCGATGAGAGAGGAGATACGGTTACTTTCTATAACTATCTGGTGTCCGGTCCGGAACGTTTGGCTTTGGTAACCGATCCTTCACAGGTAGAACAGCTGACAGAAGAAGAAAGTAAATGTCTGGCTTATTTAAAAGATGCTTTTTCTGTAAAAGTAAATAACAAAGACGGTAATCTGAAAATTACTCTGGATCTGCCCGATCCGAAACTTTCGGCTTATCTGACGAATCGGGCACAGGCTATGCTGCAGACATACATTGCGCGGTTTCGTATCGCCAAAGCTCAGGCTGCTCTCGATTTTGTAGAGGAACGTTATACGGAGGTGAAAAACGAACTGGAGAAAAAGCAACAGGCTTTAGTACAATTCCGCGAAAAACATCCGGATCGGACATCCGTGCAATTAGAAACGGAAGAGAAAATACTGACCAACGATTACGAGTTGTTTTTCGGACTTTATTCCGATATTGTAAAGCAACGGGAGAAGGCAAAAATCCAGGTGAAAGAAGATATGCCGGTACTGACGGTAATCGAACCTGTCGTAGAACCGACCGTTCCTTCTAAACCACAGCGTGCATTGATTGTGTTGGCTTCTTTATTACTGGGATTATTCGTCGGTTGTGGTTTTGTGCTGATTCAACCTATCTTTTCTCAGATCGTATCTTCAAAAAAGCAGGCGCATACCATCCCGATTAAGCGAATGAAAAAAATCTCCTGA
- a CDS encoding Wzz/FepE/Etk N-terminal domain-containing protein codes for MATNSTSNQPVQPENEIDLIEVVKKLWAKRKFILKVTVVCACLGVLVALFSAKVFTASCTIVPQTGEKTTGGSLSGLAAIAGINIGSLGAGDVLSPKIYPKILASVPFQKEIMQTAIKFEEYDQPVKLLDYYTADEYAQFSLGGTILKYTIGLPGVIIGAIRGEEPEPQYGEGAVATLESLSKDEAECIKTLKDKINMNLNDKDGYITLSVDMPEPLAAAQLAAKVQELLQRYVTDFKIQKVKANLEFVESRYEEAKKEYEKKQEELAIFNDANRNLVSNVAKTTQERLNNEYTLLFGVYSELAKQREQANIQVKETTPVFTVVEPVTIPTERSKPKRGLICIAFTFLGGFIGIGLVLTLPFLAQVSGCKRLKGWLPEEKE; via the coding sequence ATGGCTACAAATTCGACGAGTAATCAACCGGTTCAACCGGAAAATGAAATAGACCTGATCGAGGTTGTAAAGAAATTATGGGCAAAGCGGAAATTCATTCTCAAGGTGACTGTCGTTTGTGCATGTCTCGGGGTATTGGTCGCTTTGTTCAGTGCTAAAGTTTTTACCGCTTCCTGTACGATTGTTCCTCAGACAGGTGAAAAAACGACTGGGGGAAGTTTAAGTGGCTTAGCTGCTATAGCAGGTATAAACATCGGATCTTTAGGTGCCGGAGATGTGTTGTCGCCGAAGATTTATCCTAAAATATTGGCTAGTGTACCTTTCCAAAAGGAAATTATGCAGACGGCGATCAAATTTGAGGAATACGATCAGCCGGTGAAATTGCTGGATTACTATACTGCCGATGAATATGCCCAATTTTCTTTAGGAGGAACAATACTGAAATATACGATCGGTTTGCCCGGAGTGATTATCGGGGCTATTCGTGGGGAAGAACCGGAACCTCAATATGGAGAAGGGGCTGTTGCTACTTTGGAATCCCTGTCTAAAGACGAGGCAGAATGTATCAAGACCTTGAAAGATAAGATCAATATGAACCTCAACGATAAAGACGGGTATATTACTTTATCTGTCGATATGCCTGAACCTTTGGCTGCAGCTCAATTGGCTGCCAAAGTACAGGAATTATTGCAGCGTTATGTAACCGACTTTAAAATTCAGAAGGTGAAGGCGAATCTGGAGTTTGTGGAAAGTCGCTATGAAGAGGCTAAAAAGGAATATGAAAAGAAACAGGAAGAGCTGGCTATTTTTAACGATGCCAATCGTAATCTGGTTTCCAATGTAGCTAAAACTACCCAGGAGCGTTTGAATAACGAATATACGCTATTGTTCGGTGTATACAGTGAACTGGCCAAACAGCGCGAGCAAGCCAATATTCAGGTAAAAGAAACAACTCCGGTATTTACTGTTGTAGAACCGGTAACTATACCGACCGAACGTTCAAAACCCAAAAGAGGATTGATTTGTATCGCCTTTACTTTTTTAGGTGGTTTTATCGGTATCGGTTTGGTATTGACTTTACCTTTCCTGGCTCAGGTTTCCGGTTGTAAGCGTTTAAAGGGATGGTTGCCTGAAGAAAAAGAATAA
- a CDS encoding SLBB domain-containing protein codes for MKKLFLLILFVQFISVTFAQMSDDQVVAMVKEAQNQGKTQQQIIMMLGQKGVTQEQLIRIKNNYTGKKSTAGEQTGNGMSRLRQENPPAVNILDSLNLEEDKELLFSKDSLPEIRIFGRNIFNNKQLTFEPNLNIATPENYVLGPGDEIIVDIWGGSVKTIRQYIAPDGNITIEEIGPVYLNGLKIEEAYQRVKNALSQVYASLNSDEPDTFIKVSLGNVRSIRVNVMGEVAMPGTYTLPSLATLFHALYNAGGVGEIGSMRNITVNRKGKVVADVDVYDYLLKGRSDLDISLNDGDVVLVAPYANLVSLTGKVKRPMIYEMKDTETVGDLLEYAGGFKGDAYKNAIRVIRKSGREYQVYNVEEGEFKSFPLVDGDFISVDPMLNRFENRVQIRGAVYRPGLYDLGKVTTVKELIEKAEGITEDAFVNRAVLFRQKPDLTQEVVALNVTGILSGSAANLPLQKNDELYIPSIFDLQEEYTLSVKGAVRVPGVYKYADNATIEDLIIQAGGLLESASTVKVDVARRIKNPKSLTGATKLAENFTFTLKDGLIVDGKPDFTLEPYDEVFVRNSPGYQVQQNVTVTGEVLFEGNYVLSQKGERLSDLVKRAGGLMPEAYAKGACLLRQMTPDEKARVESVLKLSKQTDKDSIAINRLDIGNTYYVGIELKKAIENPGSDYDVVLREGDQLVVPQYTGTVKISGAVMYPNTVVYKKNAKLNYYIEQGGGFASRAKKRRVFIVYMNGTVQKSKTFSKAKAAPGCEIIVPVKPPRKGVGLAEIMSIASSTTSMAALVTSIINSTK; via the coding sequence GTGAAGAAGTTATTCTTACTCATATTGTTCGTGCAATTTATATCTGTTACATTTGCTCAGATGTCGGACGACCAGGTTGTTGCTATGGTTAAAGAGGCTCAGAATCAGGGAAAAACTCAACAACAAATCATTATGATGCTGGGACAAAAAGGAGTTACCCAGGAACAATTGATTCGTATAAAAAATAACTATACCGGTAAAAAAAGTACGGCCGGAGAACAAACGGGGAACGGAATGAGCCGGTTGAGGCAAGAAAATCCTCCTGCAGTCAATATATTGGATTCTTTGAATCTGGAGGAAGATAAAGAGCTTCTTTTCTCAAAAGATTCATTGCCTGAAATAAGGATTTTCGGACGGAATATTTTTAATAACAAACAATTGACTTTCGAACCTAACCTCAATATAGCTACGCCGGAAAATTATGTGCTTGGTCCCGGAGATGAGATTATTGTGGATATTTGGGGGGGATCGGTAAAGACTATTCGGCAGTATATTGCACCGGATGGAAATATCACGATCGAAGAGATCGGACCGGTTTATCTGAATGGCTTGAAGATAGAAGAAGCTTATCAACGGGTAAAGAATGCGTTGTCTCAGGTATATGCTTCATTAAATAGTGATGAGCCGGATACTTTTATAAAAGTGTCCTTAGGAAACGTGCGGAGTATTCGGGTGAATGTGATGGGGGAAGTGGCGATGCCGGGTACCTATACCTTACCTTCTTTGGCTACTTTGTTTCATGCTTTATATAATGCCGGAGGAGTCGGTGAGATCGGTTCCATGCGGAATATTACGGTAAATCGCAAAGGAAAAGTTGTCGCCGATGTAGATGTATACGATTATCTTTTAAAAGGGAGAAGCGATCTGGACATCAGCCTGAATGACGGGGATGTGGTGCTCGTTGCACCTTATGCCAATTTGGTTTCCCTGACAGGAAAGGTAAAGCGTCCGATGATCTATGAAATGAAAGATACGGAGACAGTCGGCGATTTGTTGGAGTATGCCGGAGGTTTTAAGGGAGATGCTTATAAAAATGCTATTCGGGTAATTCGAAAAAGTGGACGGGAATATCAGGTATATAATGTCGAAGAAGGAGAGTTTAAAAGTTTTCCTTTGGTAGATGGGGATTTTATTTCTGTAGATCCGATGTTGAATCGTTTTGAAAATCGGGTTCAGATTCGGGGAGCTGTGTACCGGCCCGGATTATACGATTTAGGAAAAGTAACTACAGTGAAGGAATTGATTGAAAAAGCAGAGGGAATTACTGAAGATGCCTTTGTTAACCGGGCTGTATTATTCCGCCAGAAACCCGATTTAACTCAGGAAGTGGTCGCTCTCAATGTAACCGGGATATTGAGTGGTTCGGCTGCCAATCTGCCTTTGCAAAAAAACGATGAATTGTATATTCCTTCGATATTCGATTTGCAGGAAGAATATACGTTGTCTGTAAAAGGGGCTGTAAGGGTACCGGGAGTATACAAATATGCCGATAATGCCACAATTGAAGACCTGATCATTCAGGCCGGCGGTTTATTGGAATCCGCTTCGACAGTGAAAGTCGATGTAGCTCGCCGGATTAAAAATCCGAAGAGCTTGACCGGAGCGACTAAATTGGCTGAAAACTTTACTTTTACTTTAAAGGATGGATTGATTGTGGATGGTAAACCGGACTTTACTTTGGAACCCTATGATGAAGTATTTGTCCGTAATTCTCCGGGATATCAGGTACAGCAAAATGTAACAGTTACCGGCGAGGTATTGTTTGAAGGAAATTATGTCTTATCCCAGAAAGGGGAACGGCTTTCGGATTTGGTGAAAAGAGCAGGTGGATTGATGCCGGAGGCATATGCAAAAGGGGCCTGTTTGCTCAGACAGATGACACCGGATGAAAAGGCTCGGGTGGAATCTGTATTGAAACTTTCCAAACAAACGGATAAAGATTCGATCGCCATTAACCGTCTGGATATCGGTAATACCTATTATGTCGGTATCGAGCTGAAGAAAGCGATCGAAAATCCCGGGTCGGATTATGATGTCGTATTACGGGAAGGGGACCAGCTCGTTGTCCCTCAGTATACAGGAACGGTGAAGATCAGTGGGGCGGTGATGTATCCGAATACTGTCGTATACAAAAAGAATGCGAAGTTGAATTATTATATAGAACAGGGCGGAGGATTCGCTTCACGGGCGAAGAAACGCAGGGTGTTTATCGTGTATATGAACGGTACGGTGCAGAAATCCAAGACTTTCTCTAAGGCCAAGGCTGCTCCCGGTTGTGAAATCATTGTACCGGTAAAACCGCCTAGAAAAGGTGTCGGTTTGGCTGAAATCATGAGTATCGCTTCCTCTACCACGTCTATGGCTGCATTAGTTACATCAATTATTAATAGCACGAAGTAA